One stretch of Pomacea canaliculata isolate SZHN2017 linkage group LG1, ASM307304v1, whole genome shotgun sequence DNA includes these proteins:
- the LOC112563727 gene encoding keratin, type I cytoskeletal 9-like — MGGGGGSSSAGRHGGSGFGGGKGSGHLTNTSRDRQRSGGNRNKRVVESSGSRRGSGGGGGGSKSRFSSGGSPISSLVTSNPSKRFRRDSSGDRFGMRGKDNSRSSLSGGGGFSSSNFGGSSFSSGGRSFDRSQQSDLSKSSFTSGGFGMGSGSKQDGGKFGGSSSWGSGYGGANDLVSSSGYGSSGTMVGGGSYGVGSSYGSGGGTYGNGGGSYGSGGGSYGSGGNYGNSSLGGYGDSNFGSAGSAGGSNYGMDTFGGGRSWNTSYSQSQSGSGNSYSNTGGYGDVYHRY; from the exons atgggtggaggtggtggtagCAGCAGTGCAGGTAGACATGGAGGTAGTGGCTTTGGGGGTGGAAAAGGGAGTGGCCATTTAACAAATACAAGCAGAGACCGTCAGCGGTCAGGGGGCAACAGAAACAAGCGTGTTGTCGAATCCAGTGGGAGTCGAAGAGGcagtggtggtgggggaggaggtTCTAAGAGCAGATTCAGCAGTGGTGGAAGTCCAATCTCTAGCCTTGTTACAAGCAATCCAAGCAAGAGATTCCGCAGGGACAGCTCAGGTGACAGGTTTGGAATGAGAGGTAAAGACAACAGCAGAAGCAGTCTGTCGGGAGGTGGGGGCTTTAGCAGCAGTAACTTTGGTGGGAGTAGCTTCAGTAGTGGGGGCAGAAGCTTTGACAGGAGCCAGCAGTCAGACTTGAGCAAAAGTAGTTTCACTAGTGGGGGATTTGGCATGGGCAGTGGTTCTAAACAGGATGGAGGAAAGTTTGGTGGCAGTTCTAGTTGGGGAAGTGGCTATGGTGGAGCAAATGATCTTGTTAGTTCTAGTGGATATGGCTCAAGTGGAACTATGGTTGGAGGAGGCAGCTATGGTGTTGGAAGCAGCTATGGAAGTGGAGGAGGCACCTATGGAAATGGAGGAGGCAGCTACGGAAGTGGAGGAGGCAGCTACGGAAGTGGAGGGAACTATGGAAATAGCAGCTTGGGTGGATATGGAGATAGTAATTTTGGGAGTGCTGGCAGTGCTGGAGGCTCAAATTATGGCATGGACACCTTTGGTGGAGGACGATCCTGGAATACATCCTACAG TCAAAGTCAAAGTGGCAGTGGTAACTCCTACAGCAACACTGGTGGCTATGGTGATGTTTACCACCGATATTGA